One region of Labrus bergylta chromosome 23, fLabBer1.1, whole genome shotgun sequence genomic DNA includes:
- the med21 gene encoding mediator of RNA polymerase II transcription subunit 21, with the protein MADRLTQLQDAVNSLADQFCNAIGVLQQCAPPASFSNIQTAINRDQPANPTEEYAQLFAALIARTAKDVDVLIDSLPSEESTAALQAASLRQLEEENHDAAARLEEVVYRGDMLLEKIQSALADIAQSQLRTRNGAPTQASPAES; encoded by the exons ATGGCGGACAGGTTAACACAATTGCAAGACGCTGTCAATTCG CTTGCAGATCAATTTTGCAATGCCATCGGCGTCCTGCAGCAATGTGCACCTCCTGCCTCCTTCAGTAACATCCAGACAGCCATCAACAGAGATCAGCCTGCAAACCCAACAGAAG AATACGCTCAGTTATTTGCGGCCTTGATCGCCAGAACAGCCAAAGATGTGGATGTGCTGATCGACTCTCTGCCCAGTGAAGAGTCCACGGCAGCCCTGCAG GCGGCCAGTCTGAGACAGCTTGAAGAGGAGAACCATGACGCGGCAGCTCGTCTGGAGGAGGTGGTTTACCGCGGAGATATGCTGCTGGAGAAGATCCAGAGCGCCCTGGCTGACATCGCCCAGTCTCAGCTCCGCACCCGCAACGGAGCACCAACCCAGGCGTCGCCAGCCGAATCCTGA